One part of the Bdellovibrio sp. KM01 genome encodes these proteins:
- a CDS encoding DUF6671 family protein: MGKDSNHPFSGEKVFFATKHSKETVLKPLLSRIGLVCVRADVDTDQFGTFSGEVDRVGTVRETLRLKTSAAVEINPEGRFFLASEGSFGPHPLIGLAQSDHEALLFVDKKLEIEIYVEEVSTETNHAEIEFGPGDNLHAFLKQVGFPEHGLIVKPKGNASVVFKNLQTTDAVRNAINDSFHASSKEKVILSTDMRASYNPTRMKIIEKAGAKLVEAIISLCPDCHIPGFAISKGIRGLPCEKCGEPTRITKEVIWSCVKCSYTEQKERPDGLRTVPASDCEFCNP; encoded by the coding sequence TTGGGCAAGGACAGTAATCATCCTTTTAGTGGCGAAAAGGTTTTTTTCGCCACTAAACATTCAAAAGAGACTGTCCTCAAGCCCCTTCTTTCAAGGATAGGTTTGGTGTGTGTTCGGGCTGATGTGGATACCGATCAGTTTGGAACATTCAGTGGTGAGGTCGATCGAGTTGGGACCGTTCGAGAAACACTTCGCCTGAAAACCTCTGCCGCGGTTGAAATAAATCCAGAAGGACGTTTTTTTCTTGCGAGCGAAGGAAGCTTTGGGCCGCATCCCCTAATTGGGCTTGCTCAGAGTGATCACGAAGCACTTTTGTTTGTCGATAAGAAATTAGAGATCGAAATCTATGTTGAAGAGGTCAGCACCGAAACAAATCATGCCGAGATTGAGTTTGGCCCCGGCGATAACCTCCACGCTTTTCTTAAGCAGGTTGGATTTCCTGAGCATGGCCTCATAGTCAAGCCTAAAGGAAATGCTTCCGTTGTTTTTAAAAATCTCCAAACCACTGATGCGGTAAGGAATGCGATTAATGATTCTTTTCATGCTTCTTCAAAAGAAAAAGTAATTTTGAGCACTGATATGCGCGCTAGCTATAATCCAACAAGAATGAAGATTATTGAAAAAGCGGGTGCAAAATTAGTTGAGGCAATTATTTCCCTTTGTCCTGATTGCCACATACCTGGATTTGCGATCAGCAAAGGTATTCGGGGGCTTCCTTGTGAAAAATGCGGCGAGCCCACTCGTATAACAAAAGAAGTGATCTGGAGCTGTGTGAAATGTAGCTATACAGAACAAAAAGAAAGACCAGACGGACTTCGAACAGTTCCCGCCTCGGATTGTGAATTTTGTAACCCCTAA
- a CDS encoding NADP-dependent isocitrate dehydrogenase, whose amino-acid sequence MKTPRITVAHGDGIGPEIMAATLNVLEAAGASFAIDTIDIGEKIYRRGLNAGIEDSSWDKLAENKIFLKAPITTPQGGGFKSLNVTVRKSLGLYANVRPCRSYAPFVKTKHPNMDLVIIRENEEDLYAGIEHRQTDEVYQCLKLITRPGCEKIVRYAFEYAKRAGRKKVTCFTKDNIMKMTDGLFHKVFDEIGAEYPTLEKEHWIVDIGAAKMADTPEVFDVIVMPNLYGDILSDVSAQIAGSVGLAGSSNIGENCAMFEAIHGSAPRRAGQNMANPSGLMLASVQMLVHMGQGKVAQKIHNAWLKTMEDGIHTYDLYRAGVSKQKVGTKEFALAVASRLGDEPEKLQRACYSDESPLHLKYEKRDLPLAKKELIGVDVFVQEDNRDPEHLAERLKSAIQNLPLSLQMITNRGVKVYPQGMKETFKTDHWRCRLVSKEGGVSNHGVLWMLMRELSQTNIDVIKTENLYLFDGQKGYSLGQGQ is encoded by the coding sequence ATGAAGACACCAAGAATTACAGTGGCCCACGGCGACGGAATCGGACCGGAAATAATGGCGGCAACTTTAAACGTATTGGAGGCTGCCGGAGCAAGCTTTGCTATCGATACAATAGACATAGGTGAAAAGATCTATCGCCGAGGTTTAAACGCAGGTATCGAAGACTCTTCCTGGGACAAGTTGGCCGAGAATAAGATTTTTCTAAAAGCACCGATAACCACTCCTCAAGGTGGTGGATTTAAAAGTTTAAATGTAACCGTTCGGAAATCCTTGGGTCTTTACGCCAATGTTCGTCCTTGTCGCTCTTATGCTCCTTTTGTGAAAACCAAGCATCCGAATATGGATCTGGTAATTATTAGAGAAAATGAGGAAGATCTTTATGCCGGGATCGAGCATCGACAAACCGATGAGGTTTACCAATGTCTTAAGCTCATCACCAGACCGGGTTGCGAGAAGATCGTCCGTTACGCCTTTGAGTATGCAAAACGCGCTGGCCGTAAGAAAGTCACCTGTTTTACCAAAGACAATATTATGAAAATGACGGATGGCCTTTTCCATAAAGTTTTTGACGAGATTGGTGCTGAATATCCAACGCTTGAGAAAGAGCATTGGATTGTCGATATTGGCGCCGCAAAAATGGCTGATACGCCAGAGGTCTTCGACGTGATCGTCATGCCCAATTTGTATGGAGACATACTAAGTGATGTTTCCGCGCAAATTGCAGGCTCTGTTGGGCTTGCAGGCTCTTCAAATATTGGAGAAAACTGCGCTATGTTCGAAGCGATTCACGGCTCAGCCCCAAGAAGAGCCGGCCAAAATATGGCAAATCCAAGTGGCCTGATGTTGGCCTCTGTTCAAATGTTGGTTCACATGGGCCAAGGAAAGGTTGCACAAAAGATCCATAATGCTTGGTTAAAAACTATGGAAGACGGGATTCACACTTACGATTTGTACCGAGCTGGTGTGAGTAAGCAAAAAGTCGGCACAAAAGAATTTGCTTTGGCGGTAGCCAGCCGACTGGGAGACGAACCTGAAAAACTTCAGAGAGCCTGCTACTCTGACGAATCTCCACTGCATTTGAAATACGAAAAAAGAGATTTGCCTTTAGCTAAGAAAGAACTGATCGGTGTCGATGTATTTGTTCAAGAAGACAATCGCGACCCCGAACACCTAGCAGAGCGACTAAAGTCAGCCATTCAGAACCTGCCGCTGAGCCTTCAGATGATCACGAACCGCGGCGTGAAAGTATATCCCCAAGGAATGAAAGAGACCTTCAAAACCGATCATTGGCGGTGCCGACTGGTCAGCAAAGAGGGGGGTGTCAGTAACCACGGTGTTTTGTGGATGCTGATGAGGGAGCTCAGTCAAACAAATATCGACGTTATTAAAACTGAAAATTTGTATCTCTTCGACGGACAAAAAGGCTATTCGCTTGGGCAAGGACAGTAA
- a CDS encoding LysR family transcriptional regulator → MNWLNYHHLYYFWTVAKKQSFTKAAEELRVAQSAVSLQLAQLEDFLGKKLIIRSTSKKLVLTEEGQIVFRQAEEIFRQGKELVDGLKEGGLNSSIRFGALGSLSKNLQIRLLRPVLESNDFQLSVDVGDASTLLTRLKGFHLDAILCDVPYPHSEDEPLIQRQIAKEHFCFIAREKRAAHSLSESLETKGIYLPAKSNPATSEIEGFLNSLKSKVKIKGYIDDIALLRLLALETEALVAIPKIGAERELKEKRLIVVHEFRSLFQKFYLVLRQNGQRSEKILKLLKQI, encoded by the coding sequence ATGAATTGGCTCAACTATCACCATCTTTATTATTTTTGGACGGTGGCAAAAAAACAAAGCTTCACCAAAGCCGCTGAAGAACTTCGAGTTGCTCAGTCTGCCGTGAGCCTTCAGTTGGCGCAGCTGGAAGATTTTCTAGGTAAAAAACTAATCATTCGCTCTACATCAAAAAAGCTCGTGCTGACAGAGGAAGGGCAAATTGTCTTTCGGCAAGCTGAAGAAATTTTTCGCCAAGGAAAAGAATTAGTCGATGGCTTAAAAGAAGGAGGGCTGAACTCTTCTATAAGATTCGGAGCTCTTGGCAGCCTTTCCAAGAATCTCCAAATCCGCCTCCTTCGACCAGTCCTCGAAAGCAATGATTTTCAACTTAGCGTTGATGTCGGTGATGCCAGCACACTTTTAACGAGACTAAAGGGATTTCATTTGGACGCAATACTTTGTGATGTGCCATACCCGCATTCTGAAGACGAGCCTTTGATTCAGCGACAAATTGCTAAAGAACATTTTTGTTTTATAGCCCGGGAAAAAAGAGCTGCGCATTCCCTATCTGAAAGCCTTGAAACAAAAGGAATTTATCTCCCTGCGAAAAGCAATCCTGCCACATCAGAAATTGAAGGCTTTCTAAATAGTTTGAAATCTAAGGTTAAGATCAAGGGCTATATTGATGATATTGCCTTATTGCGATTGCTCGCACTCGAAACGGAGGCCCTCGTCGCGATTCCAAAAATTGGAGCTGAGCGAGAGCTTAAAGAAAAAAGACTCATCGTAGTGCATGAGTTCCGCTCCCTTTTTCAGAAGTTCTACTTGGTTTTGAGACAAAATGGACAACGCTCAGAAAAGATTTTAAAATTGCTAAAGCAAATCTAG
- a CDS encoding heme-binding protein produces the protein MAIEEPEYKIESKGTRYEIRKYGPIVVAETKIESDFESAGNQAFRILAAYIFGANKSKTKIAMTAPVTQSKDTADYLVQFTMPKKHFLETLPTPDDSRVQLRQLPARKVAVYNYSGSWSESRYKEKLAGFREDLKKDGLETIGEPVLARYNSPFQLWFLRRNEIWIEVK, from the coding sequence ATGGCGATTGAAGAACCAGAATACAAAATCGAATCAAAAGGTACTCGGTATGAAATTAGAAAATATGGTCCGATTGTCGTAGCCGAAACAAAGATTGAATCTGACTTTGAAAGCGCAGGCAACCAGGCATTTCGCATTCTTGCCGCCTATATCTTTGGTGCCAACAAATCTAAAACTAAAATCGCAATGACAGCTCCGGTGACTCAATCCAAAGACACAGCCGATTACTTGGTGCAGTTCACAATGCCGAAAAAGCATTTCCTAGAGACCTTGCCGACACCCGATGACTCCAGAGTCCAGCTGAGGCAGCTACCTGCTCGCAAAGTGGCAGTCTACAACTACTCCGGATCGTGGTCAGAGTCTCGCTACAAAGAGAAACTCGCGGGTTTTAGAGAGGACTTGAAAAAAGATGGTCTGGAGACGATTGGAGAGCCTGTCCTTGCTCGATATAATTCTCCGTTTCAACTTTGGTTTTTACGCCGAAATGAAATTTGGATCGAAGTTAAGTAA
- a CDS encoding OsmC family protein, giving the protein MNKYPMFFKASSESPVGIQTSWETKALSQAQGIRMSIPVEFDGPGDGFSPEDLYVMALQSCFVATFKVFAEKSKLTYGSLRVESKLAVDRDEGGRPWMARCTFKVHLEGCQQIENAKRILARASESCMILNSVNTEKVFEFYVS; this is encoded by the coding sequence ATGAATAAATATCCTATGTTTTTCAAGGCGAGCTCAGAAAGCCCAGTGGGGATTCAGACCTCGTGGGAAACCAAGGCGCTATCTCAAGCTCAAGGGATTCGCATGTCTATTCCTGTTGAATTTGATGGACCAGGTGATGGATTCAGTCCTGAGGATCTCTATGTCATGGCCTTGCAAAGTTGTTTTGTGGCGACCTTTAAAGTCTTCGCTGAAAAATCAAAGCTTACTTATGGAAGCCTTAGAGTCGAATCAAAACTTGCAGTAGACAGAGATGAGGGCGGACGCCCGTGGATGGCACGTTGTACTTTTAAAGTTCATCTTGAAGGGTGTCAGCAAATTGAAAATGCCAAAAGAATTCTGGCGCGCGCTTCAGAGAGCTGCATGATTTTGAATTCTGTAAATACAGAGAAGGTATTTGAGTTCTATGTTTCTTGA
- a CDS encoding GbsR/MarR family transcriptional regulator, with protein sequence MKNQTPKKADKKKTLQTTTTEINKLRALSESVGDFIRYWGFRRIHGQIWTQVFLSKTSLSGAELTERLGVSKALISPALSELESYGLILMSEDGKKTKRYSAAPNVIPVIKEILKEREAKIIANAKEQFNALSKVHQKRGDQDSILEKDRLEELGQMISLAQFALNFIIGQSDEESIACWTEEALKGLVE encoded by the coding sequence ATGAAAAATCAAACTCCGAAAAAAGCAGACAAAAAAAAGACTCTCCAAACAACGACAACTGAGATCAATAAACTCCGGGCCCTTTCAGAGTCTGTCGGTGATTTTATCCGTTACTGGGGATTCCGAAGAATTCACGGGCAAATTTGGACGCAAGTATTTTTATCAAAAACCAGTCTTAGCGGTGCCGAGCTCACTGAACGGCTTGGCGTATCTAAGGCTCTTATTAGCCCTGCCCTTTCCGAGCTGGAATCATATGGTCTTATTTTAATGAGTGAGGATGGAAAAAAAACAAAGCGGTACTCCGCCGCCCCTAATGTCATCCCCGTGATTAAAGAAATTCTTAAAGAGCGAGAGGCAAAGATCATCGCCAATGCAAAAGAGCAATTCAATGCACTTAGTAAGGTTCACCAAAAAAGAGGCGATCAAGATTCAATTCTTGAAAAAGATCGCCTCGAAGAGCTGGGACAAATGATCTCCCTCGCTCAATTTGCTCTCAACTTCATCATTGGCCAAAGCGATGAAGAATCTATCGCTTGCTGGACCGAGGAAGCATTGAAAGGGCTTGTCGAATAG
- a CDS encoding methyl-accepting chemotaxis protein codes for MKNWSLNKKILLGSLVMLVIVLMSLAYTGFSINRSVRAELGYQRELISKGVRGQLAQMRDSAPVYAAVVQGALERLQTLVVSKGPISINTVKNIEIINGEKVPSLEVNGNELSKNFVATDKVKEEFGSTATIFVRRGADFIRISTNVVQEDGSRAVGTKLSIQGPAYSALIKGQSYFGQSQILNKPYFTGYKPIFSQDKEVIGAWYSGYILKSLVATVDFVEHSQILQKGFFVLYKNEDGAIRMISKRDDKELNSEIYLGWLQNNNISELNLESWNYRKSEETDGYILVSAIYEPDVTAKVISSTLTASGSLAFVILALLLISVVFARKLERTLSAVAADAERVGVTVTTTAGQMTSTGTHLSEGAIQAAASIEESVASLEELVSMVSRNAQSAQSANKLTAEASALTSKGSGQIGGLMAAMVEIEQSSKKMSEIISVIDDIAFQTNLLSLNASVEAARAGEHGKGFAVVADAVRSLAHKSAESAGNISKIISEIVKKISDGNRIAESNAKSFGEITQAIKELNVIVGEIAKASDEQSLGLKQISIAMNQFDQTTQNNASAAEEAAQASQDLSKNAEELSRVVSDLKILIKGSGYEGSEMVI; via the coding sequence GTGAAAAATTGGTCTTTAAATAAAAAAATATTGCTGGGTTCTTTGGTGATGCTGGTCATTGTGCTTATGTCACTTGCATACACGGGCTTCTCTATAAATAGATCTGTTCGCGCAGAGCTCGGTTATCAGCGTGAGCTCATCTCAAAGGGTGTTCGGGGTCAACTGGCACAAATGCGCGACTCTGCCCCAGTCTATGCAGCGGTCGTGCAGGGAGCTCTTGAGCGGCTGCAAACACTTGTTGTATCCAAAGGTCCCATCAGTATCAATACGGTAAAAAATATTGAAATCATCAACGGTGAGAAAGTACCTAGTCTTGAGGTCAACGGGAATGAGCTTAGTAAGAACTTTGTGGCGACAGACAAGGTCAAAGAGGAATTTGGTAGTACCGCGACCATCTTTGTCAGGAGAGGGGCTGACTTTATTAGAATTTCTACTAACGTAGTTCAGGAGGACGGCAGTCGGGCCGTGGGCACTAAGCTTTCTATCCAAGGGCCAGCTTACAGTGCATTGATTAAAGGTCAGTCGTACTTTGGGCAGAGTCAAATTCTCAACAAGCCCTATTTTACTGGTTATAAGCCTATTTTTTCACAGGATAAAGAGGTTATTGGAGCCTGGTATTCGGGTTACATTTTGAAGTCGTTGGTTGCTACTGTCGACTTTGTGGAGCACTCACAAATTTTGCAAAAAGGCTTTTTTGTTTTGTATAAAAATGAAGATGGTGCCATTCGGATGATTTCAAAGAGAGATGATAAGGAATTGAATAGCGAGATTTATTTGGGCTGGCTTCAGAACAACAATATTTCGGAATTAAACTTAGAAAGCTGGAATTATAGGAAGTCTGAGGAAACTGACGGATATATACTTGTTTCTGCTATTTATGAGCCGGATGTAACTGCGAAAGTCATTTCAAGCACTTTGACTGCCTCCGGCTCCTTGGCGTTTGTGATACTCGCACTTTTGTTGATTTCAGTAGTGTTTGCTAGGAAATTGGAGCGTACTTTGAGCGCTGTCGCCGCAGATGCGGAAAGAGTTGGGGTTACGGTGACGACGACTGCTGGTCAGATGACTTCTACGGGGACACATTTATCAGAGGGCGCTATCCAAGCAGCAGCTTCTATCGAAGAGTCCGTGGCATCTTTGGAAGAGTTAGTCAGCATGGTTAGTCGGAACGCTCAAAGCGCCCAAAGTGCTAATAAATTGACAGCGGAGGCTAGTGCGTTGACATCAAAAGGAAGTGGGCAGATAGGTGGGCTGATGGCCGCCATGGTTGAAATTGAGCAGTCATCTAAAAAAATGTCAGAAATTATTAGCGTGATTGATGACATCGCATTTCAAACCAATCTTTTGTCGTTAAATGCTTCTGTGGAAGCAGCTCGAGCTGGAGAGCATGGTAAAGGCTTTGCGGTCGTAGCTGATGCCGTCCGCAGTTTGGCTCATAAAAGTGCTGAGTCTGCTGGGAATATAAGTAAAATCATTAGTGAAATTGTTAAAAAAATATCTGATGGAAATAGAATTGCTGAAAGCAATGCAAAATCATTTGGTGAAATCACCCAGGCCATTAAAGAGTTGAATGTTATCGTTGGTGAAATCGCGAAAGCAAGTGACGAGCAGAGTTTAGGTCTTAAGCAGATCAGCATAGCAATGAACCAGTTTGATCAGACAACTCAGAATAATGCATCCGCAGCCGAGGAGGCAGCTCAAGCCTCTCAGGATCTATCAAAAAATGCAGAAGAGCTTTCAAGGGTTGTGTCGGATTTAAAAATTCTTATTAAAGGATCTGGATATGAGGGATCTGAAATGGTGATTTAG
- a CDS encoding methyl-accepting chemotaxis protein, translating into MESNFSLKARLLFLGAFMSVIPVVVGGFTFYGMKEVANSYEKVTDGVLPNIESADQMYLNFRGVRINLRSLGLSGLSKEQADEFIKDVEINIADYEKHKQEYLNGNFKPGEKQLYEKVDAAWGSFKSLGRKAIQYYRSGSPDDHSKMVQIFLHDCPELAKVYDEAMTNLVAFQRSSGLQYVKEAQATTGRTDVAMVVIIAIGVLAGLTTSTLFAFYLSKSIAAVSSDLADGTNHVTDVAEQIAQSSQSLSQSALLQTSSLEETVATMEQLTAMVRVNTDNAKQAASLASSTRETAIKGEKEILTLIQSIQSISSDSKKIAEITSVIDDIAFQTNLLALNAAVEAARAGEQGKGFAVVAEAVRNLAHRSAESAKNIASLIDDSVQKIEIGSKQANQGGEVLAEIVSAVKKVADINVEIATASEEQANGIAQIGKAMNQLDQITQQNVAASEEAAASANQLSSQSESLMGNVLVLNRVVAGNSPKRQSNPKSLILRGA; encoded by the coding sequence ATGGAATCAAATTTTAGTTTAAAAGCAAGACTTTTGTTTCTGGGCGCGTTTATGTCTGTTATTCCAGTCGTCGTTGGTGGTTTTACATTTTATGGAATGAAGGAGGTCGCCAATAGCTATGAGAAAGTTACAGATGGTGTCCTTCCAAATATCGAATCAGCAGATCAGATGTACTTGAATTTTCGAGGTGTCCGAATCAATTTGCGCAGTCTCGGGTTATCGGGATTAAGCAAAGAGCAAGCTGATGAATTCATTAAGGACGTCGAGATAAATATTGCCGATTACGAAAAGCATAAGCAAGAGTACCTCAACGGAAATTTCAAACCCGGTGAAAAGCAACTTTACGAGAAGGTCGATGCCGCATGGGGGTCTTTCAAATCTCTCGGAAGAAAAGCTATTCAATATTATCGTTCAGGTTCGCCCGACGATCATTCTAAAATGGTTCAGATCTTTCTTCATGACTGCCCCGAGTTGGCGAAAGTCTACGATGAAGCAATGACTAACTTGGTGGCGTTTCAAAGAAGCAGTGGCCTTCAGTATGTTAAAGAGGCACAAGCTACCACAGGGCGCACTGATGTGGCGATGGTAGTTATTATAGCTATTGGAGTATTGGCGGGACTTACCACCAGTACTCTTTTTGCATTTTATCTATCAAAATCTATCGCCGCGGTTTCTTCAGATCTCGCGGATGGCACAAATCACGTGACAGACGTCGCAGAGCAGATTGCTCAATCATCCCAGTCTCTATCTCAGTCCGCTTTGCTGCAGACTTCGTCTCTTGAAGAGACAGTCGCTACAATGGAGCAGTTGACGGCTATGGTTCGCGTGAATACTGACAATGCGAAGCAAGCAGCTTCTTTGGCTTCTTCAACTAGAGAGACTGCGATTAAGGGCGAAAAAGAAATTCTAACTTTAATTCAATCTATCCAGAGCATCTCATCTGATTCTAAAAAGATCGCGGAAATCACTTCTGTCATTGATGACATTGCATTTCAAACGAATCTTTTGGCCCTGAATGCCGCGGTCGAAGCTGCTCGTGCTGGCGAACAAGGAAAAGGATTTGCAGTTGTTGCAGAAGCTGTGCGCAACTTGGCACATCGAAGTGCAGAGTCGGCAAAAAATATCGCGTCTTTAATTGATGATAGCGTGCAAAAGATAGAGATTGGAAGCAAGCAGGCCAACCAAGGTGGCGAGGTCTTGGCTGAAATCGTAAGTGCCGTAAAAAAAGTCGCGGATATCAATGTTGAGATTGCTACAGCCAGTGAGGAGCAGGCCAATGGCATCGCACAAATTGGTAAGGCGATGAATCAATTAGATCAAATTACTCAACAAAATGTTGCAGCGTCGGAAGAGGCTGCGGCTTCAGCTAATCAACTTTCGTCGCAATCAGAATCTTTGATGGGAAATGTGTTGGTCCTAAATAGAGTCGTGGCTGGCAATTCGCCAAAAAGGCAGTCCAATCCAAAATCTTTAATTCTTCGAGGCGCCTAA
- a CDS encoding MerR family transcriptional regulator, with amino-acid sequence MVTPDALLDIDQVNQLTGLSQATLRNWERRYGFPRPQRSQGGHRLYDVGEVKRIREVASLYKNGIKIVDAIEQVLNGIATVRGNSEPASFPTSSVLLETLNEGLAQVLKALYRYDMDFAEQQLSRLGMRLSETDLLEMVYPKLLMQVGDDWENSRINIAQEHFSWNFLRTRLLNYFKTNRSGTGQPKVLLATPSGELHEGGLIVLAAYLMLKGWSVYYLGVNLPIEDLLHAYVNIEPDIVCLSAIDSTNIQKNWTDLEKIKAVAVGGPCLAQLRSQELPHSKNIFFVDGSLHSAVSQMDLLIQQFKT; translated from the coding sequence ATGGTAACTCCCGATGCGCTTTTAGATATCGATCAAGTCAATCAACTCACGGGGCTTTCTCAGGCGACTCTTCGCAATTGGGAAAGACGTTATGGCTTTCCCAGACCTCAACGTTCTCAGGGGGGGCATCGGCTTTATGATGTTGGTGAGGTAAAAAGAATACGTGAAGTGGCGAGCCTCTATAAAAATGGAATTAAAATAGTGGATGCCATTGAACAAGTTCTCAATGGCATAGCAACAGTTCGTGGCAACTCAGAGCCAGCATCATTTCCCACATCTTCTGTTTTGTTGGAAACTTTGAATGAGGGACTGGCTCAAGTTTTAAAGGCTCTTTATAGATACGATATGGATTTTGCAGAACAACAGCTCTCTCGTCTTGGTATGCGCCTGAGTGAGACAGACTTGCTGGAAATGGTTTACCCAAAACTTCTTATGCAAGTCGGTGATGATTGGGAAAATTCGCGGATCAATATTGCTCAGGAGCATTTTAGTTGGAATTTTCTTAGGACTCGTCTGCTGAACTACTTTAAAACTAACCGAAGTGGTACAGGGCAACCAAAAGTTTTGTTGGCAACACCATCTGGAGAGTTGCATGAGGGAGGTTTGATTGTTCTTGCTGCCTATCTGATGTTGAAGGGATGGAGTGTCTACTATCTTGGCGTGAATTTGCCTATAGAAGATTTGCTTCATGCTTATGTCAACATTGAACCAGATATTGTCTGTTTATCCGCTATTGATTCTACGAATATTCAAAAAAATTGGACTGATCTTGAAAAGATCAAGGCCGTTGCAGTGGGGGGGCCGTGTCTTGCGCAATTGAGATCACAGGAACTTCCTCATTCAAAAAATATTTTCTTTGTAGATGGAAGTCTTCATTCGGCGGTTTCTCAGATGGACCTGCTGATACAACAGTTTAAAACCTAA
- a CDS encoding 2-oxo acid dehydrogenase subunit E2, with product MKFIKVNDISIFRKVALSLWGGGGDPSVYGFLEVDVTHLKLLSSPTSLVIKGLSEVMKNHKELNFVMRFGRLYHRKSINISVMVNIPEEGRHDLSFATLRDVDRMSVTEIEEQLSKNAGQIRRREDPHLGFALRLIHKLPHFFTKSFLRVFGFLVHDLNLDLSFARLPKDPFGSVIVTNVGSLGIKKALVPLVPLTRAGLLISIGQVCKEPIVVKDKIEIREIMHLGVTFDHRFFDGAQAAKMIRDFEAFLKPDKM from the coding sequence GTGAAATTTATTAAGGTCAACGACATCTCGATTTTCAGGAAAGTAGCACTTTCTCTTTGGGGAGGTGGCGGAGATCCCTCTGTGTATGGATTTCTGGAGGTAGATGTCACGCATCTCAAACTCTTATCCTCTCCCACCTCATTGGTGATTAAGGGTTTGAGTGAGGTTATGAAAAACCACAAAGAACTTAATTTTGTGATGCGATTCGGAAGGTTATATCATCGCAAGAGCATAAATATTTCTGTTATGGTGAATATTCCTGAGGAAGGAAGACACGATCTTTCTTTCGCGACTCTTCGGGATGTTGATCGGATGAGTGTAACCGAGATCGAAGAACAATTATCGAAGAATGCTGGGCAAATTCGTCGCAGAGAAGATCCTCATTTGGGTTTTGCGTTAAGACTGATTCATAAGTTGCCTCATTTTTTCACGAAAAGCTTTTTGCGTGTCTTCGGCTTTTTAGTTCATGACCTTAATTTGGATTTATCTTTTGCTCGGTTGCCGAAAGATCCTTTTGGTTCAGTGATCGTAACTAATGTGGGTTCTTTGGGAATTAAGAAAGCTTTAGTTCCTTTGGTTCCTTTGACTCGGGCAGGTCTGTTGATTTCAATCGGACAAGTCTGCAAAGAACCCATCGTGGTGAAAGATAAAATCGAAATTCGGGAAATTATGCACCTTGGAGTTACCTTCGATCACCGCTTCTTTGATGGCGCGCAAGCGGCAAAAATGATTCGTGATTTTGAGGCCTTTCTAAAACCAGATAAAATGTGA
- a CDS encoding TIGR03643 family protein produces the protein MGISKALKEKFSGFSEDDRSRLVRMGWEDRTTFDVIEAQFGLSPNEFVQFMRSALAKDVFNRWRRRVYQQGHLKNEKTRGFKVTRFKCSRQSIDGVTKGWK, from the coding sequence ATGGGAATATCAAAAGCACTCAAAGAAAAATTTTCTGGTTTCTCTGAAGACGATCGCTCCAGACTTGTAAGAATGGGTTGGGAAGATCGAACAACTTTTGATGTGATTGAAGCTCAGTTCGGTCTTTCTCCAAATGAATTTGTTCAATTCATGAGGTCAGCCTTGGCGAAAGATGTTTTTAATCGTTGGCGACGAAGAGTATATCAACAGGGACATCTTAAGAACGAAAAAACAAGAGGCTTCAAAGTTACTCGTTTTAAGTGTTCACGACAATCCATTGATGGAGTCACCAAGGGCTGGAAGTAA
- a CDS encoding thiol-disulfide oxidoreductase DCC family protein: MQKTKDMSHSGITVYYDGLCQLCSREIEHYKKMDGASNISFVDITSPGFDATAEGLDPHKIHQSLHVRDTNGQIHIGVDAFIMIWSQLNILKKIVPLASFGPVKKTLEAGYFLFAKVRPLLPRKECSDSPYCEVQFDQKR, from the coding sequence ATGCAAAAGACAAAAGATATGTCTCATTCTGGAATCACGGTCTATTACGATGGTCTCTGTCAATTGTGTTCACGGGAAATTGAGCACTATAAAAAGATGGACGGGGCTAGCAATATCTCGTTTGTCGACATCACCTCCCCAGGATTTGATGCCACGGCGGAAGGCTTAGATCCCCATAAGATCCACCAAAGTCTTCATGTTAGAGATACCAACGGGCAGATCCATATCGGCGTTGACGCATTTATAATGATTTGGTCTCAGTTAAATATTTTGAAAAAAATTGTTCCTTTAGCTTCCTTTGGACCCGTCAAAAAGACCCTAGAGGCGGGGTATTTCTTGTTTGCAAAAGTTCGTCCTTTGCTTCCACGTAAAGAATGTTCCGACAGTCCTTACTGTGAAGTGCAGTTTGATCAAAAAAGATAA